Proteins from a genomic interval of Lolium perenne isolate Kyuss_39 chromosome 1, Kyuss_2.0, whole genome shotgun sequence:
- the LOC127306183 gene encoding uncharacterized protein isoform X1, which yields MAAEPEIFELSNGRITAKIASWGATIISLLVPDAQGDLADVVLGFDTLEPYLKGMAPYFGCIVGRVANRIKSGKFGLDGVEYSLPINNGPNSLHGGLKGFDKVVWDVVERKDGECPSITFQYDSKDGEEGYPGDVTVRATYSLPEATTLRLDMEAIPANKATPISLAQHTYWNLAGHNSGNILDHLIQIWGKHITPVDENTIPTGQIMPVQGTPFDFTTEQKIGARINDVPGGYDHNYVLDSGDEKNGLKHAAKLKDTSSSRTLDLWTDAPGMQFYTANYVNGITGKGGAVYGKHAGVCLETQGFPNAINQSNFPSVVVQPGAKYKHTMLYEFSA from the exons ATGGCGGCCGAGCCCGAGATCTTCGAGCTCTCCAATGGCAGGATCACGGCCAAGATCGCCAGCTGGGGCGCCACCATCATCTCCCTCCTCGTCCCCGACGCCCAAG GGGATCTCGCGGATGTCGTTCTTGGGTTCGACACCCTGGAGCCCTATTTG AAGGGCATGGCACCTTACTTTGGTTGCATAGTTGGCCGAGTTGCAAATAGGATCAAGAGTGGGAAGTTTGGTCTGGACGGAGTTGAGTATTCGTTGCCTATCAACAATGGACCGAACAGCCTTCATG GAGGATTAAAGGGGTTTGACAAGGTTGTCTGGGATGTCGTCGAGCGTAAAGATGGCGAGTGCCCATCAATCACCTTTCAATACGACAGCAAAGATGGTGAAGAAG GATACCCTGGCGATGTAACCGTTCGAGCAACGTATTCTCTTCCTGAGGCTACCACTCTAAGACTTGATATGGAAGCTATACCAGCTAACAAAGCCACTCCTATCAGCTTGGCACAGCATACTTACTGGAACCTTGCTGGCCACAACTCTGGCAACATCTTGGATCATTTGATCCAGATCTGGGGAAAACACATCACTCCAGTCGATGAAAACACAATTCCCACCGGACAAATAATGCCCGTCCAGGGCACGCCCTTTGATTTCACCACAGAGCAAAAGATCGGGGCCCGCATCAACGATGTTCCTGGAGGGTACGACCATAACTATGTGTTGGACTCGGGCGATGAGAAGAATGGCCTGAAGCACGCAGCCAAGTTGAAGGACACATCAAGCTCACGAACGCTGGACCTCTGGACTGATGCGCCTGGCATGCAGTTCTATACAGCCAACTATGTCAATGGCATCACCGGCAAAGGCGGAGCTGTTTATGGGAAGCATGCCGGAGTATGCTTGGAAACCCAGGGCTTCCCTAATGCCATCAACCAGTCCAATTTCCCCTCTGTGGTAGTGCAGCCTGGTGCGAAGTATAAGCACACTATGTTGTATGAGTTCTCGGCATGA
- the LOC127296983 gene encoding uncharacterized protein: protein MHLAIRPAGKTTAAAVHARSTSLPHEHSHPVMTYLADSVRTLRSWSAGAAGQAAGIALVDAVLTALGDLLELPQAVSALHEAAACDQILDMFLVLADAYGTFQSALITLKQSVAELQAGTRRGDGVMIAASLRAHRRTEKELSHLVATMRHATRCTLAASRPMFTTGNEVIGIVAEVAAATAQASEAIFMECAAMSPAIAQTSNKWLARLSIKPAAKKAAPETAMATLERLEKLEDCIDGLETGSEKVFRRLLQSRVSLLNIHSLLTL, encoded by the coding sequence ATGCATCTAGCAATCAGACCAGCGGGGAAGACGACAGCAGCGGCGGTGCACGCCCGGTCAACCAGCCTGCCGCACGAACACTCGCATCCGGTCATGACCTACCTCGCCGACAGCGTCCGAACGCTCAGGTCATGGTCGGCCGGAGCTGCCGGACAGGCCGCCGGCATCGCCCTCGTCGATGCCGTCCTAACAGCACTAGGTGACCTCCTGGAGCTGCCGCAGGCTGTGTCAGCCCTCCACGAGGCGGCCGCCTGTGACCAAATCCTCGACATGTTCCTTGTGCTTGCTGATGCGTACGGCACATTCCAGTCGGCACTGATCACGCTCAAGCAGAGCGTGGCGGAGCTGCAGGCCGGCACTAGGCGCGGTGACGGCGTGATGATCGCTGCATCGCTCCGTGCGCACAGGCGGACAGAGAAGGAGCTGTCCCACCTCGTCGCCACAATGCGACACGCCACCAGATGCACTCTTGCTGCATCAAGGCCCATGTTTACCACGGGCAATGAGGTGATCGGCATCGTGGCAGAGGTGGCTGCAGCCACTGCGCAAGCATCGGAGGCTATCTTCATGGAATGTGCAGCAATGTCACCCGCAATAGCCCAGACTTCAAACAAGTGGCTGGCCAGGCTGAGCATCAAGCCCGCCGCCAAGAAGGCAGCAcccgagacagcgatggcgacacTAGAGAGGTTGGAGAAGCTAGAGGATTGCATCGATGGGCTGGAGACCGGGAGCGAGAAGGTTTTCAGGAGACTACTGCAGTCTAGAGTTTCACTTCTGAACATCCACTCCCTTCTAACTCTGTAG
- the LOC127306183 gene encoding uncharacterized protein isoform X2, with the protein MAAEPEIFELSNGRITAKIASWGATIISLLVPDAQGDLADVVLGFDTLEPYLGMAPYFGCIVGRVANRIKSGKFGLDGVEYSLPINNGPNSLHGGLKGFDKVVWDVVERKDGECPSITFQYDSKDGEEGYPGDVTVRATYSLPEATTLRLDMEAIPANKATPISLAQHTYWNLAGHNSGNILDHLIQIWGKHITPVDENTIPTGQIMPVQGTPFDFTTEQKIGARINDVPGGYDHNYVLDSGDEKNGLKHAAKLKDTSSSRTLDLWTDAPGMQFYTANYVNGITGKGGAVYGKHAGVCLETQGFPNAINQSNFPSVVVQPGAKYKHTMLYEFSA; encoded by the exons ATGGCGGCCGAGCCCGAGATCTTCGAGCTCTCCAATGGCAGGATCACGGCCAAGATCGCCAGCTGGGGCGCCACCATCATCTCCCTCCTCGTCCCCGACGCCCAAG GGGATCTCGCGGATGTCGTTCTTGGGTTCGACACCCTGGAGCCCTATTTG GGCATGGCACCTTACTTTGGTTGCATAGTTGGCCGAGTTGCAAATAGGATCAAGAGTGGGAAGTTTGGTCTGGACGGAGTTGAGTATTCGTTGCCTATCAACAATGGACCGAACAGCCTTCATG GAGGATTAAAGGGGTTTGACAAGGTTGTCTGGGATGTCGTCGAGCGTAAAGATGGCGAGTGCCCATCAATCACCTTTCAATACGACAGCAAAGATGGTGAAGAAG GATACCCTGGCGATGTAACCGTTCGAGCAACGTATTCTCTTCCTGAGGCTACCACTCTAAGACTTGATATGGAAGCTATACCAGCTAACAAAGCCACTCCTATCAGCTTGGCACAGCATACTTACTGGAACCTTGCTGGCCACAACTCTGGCAACATCTTGGATCATTTGATCCAGATCTGGGGAAAACACATCACTCCAGTCGATGAAAACACAATTCCCACCGGACAAATAATGCCCGTCCAGGGCACGCCCTTTGATTTCACCACAGAGCAAAAGATCGGGGCCCGCATCAACGATGTTCCTGGAGGGTACGACCATAACTATGTGTTGGACTCGGGCGATGAGAAGAATGGCCTGAAGCACGCAGCCAAGTTGAAGGACACATCAAGCTCACGAACGCTGGACCTCTGGACTGATGCGCCTGGCATGCAGTTCTATACAGCCAACTATGTCAATGGCATCACCGGCAAAGGCGGAGCTGTTTATGGGAAGCATGCCGGAGTATGCTTGGAAACCCAGGGCTTCCCTAATGCCATCAACCAGTCCAATTTCCCCTCTGTGGTAGTGCAGCCTGGTGCGAAGTATAAGCACACTATGTTGTATGAGTTCTCGGCATGA